GTGAGGAATTTACCGGCTGAGAGTGCGGCCCGTCTGATTGCGTTATATTACATCGGAATCACCGTGGGGCGTTTTATATCGGGTTTCTTCACACTGAAGATCAACAACCTCCAGCTGGTGCGACTGGGACAGATTGTGATTTTCCTTGGTGTACTCCTGCTATTCCTGCCTGATAATTACTCCCTGGCTGCAGGGTTTCTAACGATAGGTCTGGGTTGTGCACCAATCTTCCCAAGCATGTTGCATGAAACACCCCGGAGCTTCGGAAGGGAAAATTCACAATCAATCATCGGGATGCAGATGGCCAGTGCATCATTGGCATCAACCATCATGCCGATGATATTCGGTAGCCTGGCTTCGGCATTTGATTTCTCAATATTCCCCTTATTCCTTGGTGCGCTTCTGCTGATCAGCATACTGTTGATCGAAGCGGCAAAAAGAAAGTTCCACCGAGAATCACCCAGCCAGCAGTGACAGGATCAGCACACCTGTCGTAAAGAAACGTTTTGTCCTTACAGGCAACACACAATGTTGTTTGTTCATGATGGTACGCGCTTAAAAAAAACATCCTTAATAAGCAGACGATGCAAATATAATAAAAATCAGCGGTCGTGCTCCACCCAGATCAGCTCCGAGGTGTCATAGCCGATCTCCTCAGCGATGCGCAGGTAACGCTCCTTCACCTCATCGGGGATGGTGGTCTCGCGCGCCAGGATCCAGAGGTACTTGAGGTTCTTCCCGGCCACCAGCGCGTAGCGGTACTCCTCGTCGAGGGCGATCACGTTGTAGCCCGAGTAGAAGGGTCCGAAGAAGGAGACTTTCAGCATCGCCACATTTTCATCACCCACAAATTTGGCTTTCCCAACTGCCTCTTTCCATTCATCATCGGCAAAGGCGTAACCGCGATTCACCACACGGATGGTGCCATCGTCATTCAGGCTATACTGCGCAGTGGTGTTGTTCAGTCCCCTTTCGAACTTGAAGTCGAGCCGGGCAATCTCGTACCACTTGCCCAGGTATTTCTCCTTGTGGAAGGGGGTTACGGCGGTGGCTCCCTTGGGGATGGAGGCACAGGAGGCGGAGCCAAGACCGATGGCGGCCAGCAAAACGATCCAGAGTGACTTTGTTGATTTCATCATATCAGATATAACAAGATAGCTACGAAGAGGTTCTGCAAATCAGGAGTTTTTTTTTGCCGTTCGGGAGAAACGAGTTATTTTTGGGGAACGGTTGAGATGGTCACTCGCCACAGCACCTAACGACTCAGATCATGAAAGAACAAAAACAGATTGCAGCCCTCCTGATGGCTACCCTCCTGCTCCTCACTGCCTGCACGGCAAAAAAAGAAAACCGCTTCGTGACACGCACCATCCACAACCCGGTGCTGGCAGGCTTCTACCCCGACCCGAGCGTCACCCGTGGTGCCGACGGCTACTACATGGTGAACTCCACCTTCGGCTACTTCCCCGGCATACCCATCTTCTACAGCCCCGACCTGACCGGCTGGAAACAGATAGGACATGTACTGCACCGCCCGGAGCAGGTGCAGTTCGATGAGCGTAAGCTCTCCAACCAGGCGACTTACGCGCCCGCCATCGAGTACCACGACGGCACATACTACGTGGCCTGCACCGAGGTGGTAGGACGGGGCAACTACATCGTGAAAGCCACCGATCCGGCAGGACCCTGGTCGGAGCCTTTCCTGCTGCCTGAAGTACAGGGCATCGACCCCTCACTCTTCTTCGATGAGGATGGACGTGCCTGGCTGGTCTACAACAGCGGTGCACCGGACAACAATCCCCTGTGGGACGGGCACTGCACCATCCGGCTGGTAGAGATGGACATGGAGACGATGCAGGTGATCAGTGAGCCGGTGATCCTGGTGAACGGGGGTGTCAACATAGACGAACAGCCGGTATGGATTGAGGGACCGCACATCTACAAGGTGGAGGGACGCTACTACCTCTCCGCCGCCGAGGGGGGCACCGAAATCAACCACAGTCAGGTGATCTTCCGCAGCGACACCATTACGGGACCTTACCTGCCATGGGAGCAGAACCCAATTCTCACGCAGCGGGACCTCGACCCGGAAAGGGAGAACCCAATCACCAGCACCGGGCATGCCGACATGATTCAGGACCTGGCGGGCAACTGGTGGGCCTTCTTCCTCGGCTGCCGCCCCTACGAGGGGAACCATTTCAACACCGGGCGCGAGACCTTCATGGCTCCGGTGAAATGGGTGGAGGGATGGCCCAAGATCAATCCTGATCACCGTGAAATTCAGCAGAGCTATCCCTTCACCGCTGCACTGCCGCGTCTGGAGGAACCCCAGCCGATGCAGGGCAGCTTCTTACGCCGCGAGCAGTTCGACACCCCGCAGCTCAGTCACCACTGGGTGAGAATCCGGGCCGACAGGGGGGAATGGTTCGAGGTTGACACTACAGACAGCACCCTCCGGATAGAGCTGCTCCCCGCAGGCCGGATGCAGGGAGGCGTTCCCTCCTACCTGGCACAGCGGCAGCAACACCTCACCGGCCATGCTGCCACGGCGCTTTCCTTCTCACCCGCGAGTGAGAATCAGAAGGCAGGCATCGGCGTGCTGCAGAACGAGGAGCGTTTCTACTACCTCTGCAAGTCGCTGGAACAGGGAGCTCCCGTGGTGCAGCTTTACCAATCAGGGAAGGAGGATGACCCGCAGGGAATGACGCTGCTGGCATCGGCACCGCTGGGGCATGACCGGCCTTTGCGCCTCCGCATAGGGGCGGAAAAGACCCGCTACCGCTTCTTCTTCTCGGAAGAACTGGAGGGTGACAACTGGCAGCAGCTGGGCGAGGAGCAGGATGCCCGCTACCTCAGCACTCAGAATGCGGGGGGTTTTGTGGGATGTACCTACGGACTTTGGGCCCTCACCCTGAAAGATGAGAGCCCAAAGGAAGTTGCACGCTACCACTGGTATGAGGTGGGCGGCAACGATGCGTTCAGCGGGGAGTAATCACCACTCCAGATCTTCCATCAGCCTGTCGGAGTGAAGCAGCGTATCGATATACTGTGCCCGCTTGTAGATGAGCAGGTTGTCGTTCTTGTTGAGCACGCTGTCAGAGAGCTTGCCCCTGAACTGATCGATGTGCTGGTATTGTTTGGTCTCCATCCATTCGGCAATCTCACGGTTGATCTTGCCAATCTGTTCCATGCCGTTGCGGTAGACGGCACTCACCACCTGCACGGCAGCAGCACCGCTGAGGAGCAGCTTGATGGCATCTTCTCCTGTATAGATGCCGCGGCTGCTGCATACATCGGCGTTGATGCGTCCATAGAGCATGCCGGCATAGCGGAGTGATTTCTTGTACTCTCCCCTGTGGGTGAGGTTGAAGGCACGGCGGTGTTCCTCCCGGCGGATGTCCACATCGGGCTGGAAGAAGGCGTTGAACAGCACCAACCCCTTTACACCGGACTCATCGAGACGCTTCGCGAAATGGAGGATATTGGTGTAGTCGGAGCTTAGCTTCACGCTCACCGGAATGGAGAGCTGCTGACAAATGGCCGAGACCAGGTTGATCTGTTGCTGTTCAATGGTCGCCGCGTCAATATCGAATCGCACCGGGATCTGGTAGAGGTTGAGTTCGATGCCGTCCACACCGGTCTCCTCGATCAGCTTAGCATAGCGGAGCCAGGTTGATTCGTTCACACAGTTGAGGCTGGCGATCACCGGCACGGTGAGCTTCTCCTTGGCCCGACGCAACTTCTCAAGGTAGTACTCCACCTCCGAATGTTCCACGCTGGGGTGGTGTGTCACCGACTCGGCATGAATCTCATCATACTGGCTGATCTTCTCGTCCAGACGGAAGCTCTCCATCTGGATCTGTTCTTCAAAAAGGGTTTTGAACACCACGGCGCCCACGCCCTCTTCTTCTGCCCGCAGCAGCTTGTCACTGTCGGTGGATAGTTCTGATGCGCCCAGGATGACGGGACTCTTGAGCCTGATGCCCATGTAAGTTGTTTCCATGTTCTTCATATATTTGTTGATTTGATGATTCGTAGATTAGCGGATGGAATAATTGGCTTATTATGCAACAGTCTTAGATAATAACACTCCTTTGATGGGAATAGTTTACTGCCGGTGCGGTTAATTGCGCACCTCCTCGAAGACCGTCTTGACCTGTTCATTGCCCAGTCGGTTTTTAAGCCACTCCTCGATGCGTGAACGGTCGGCCTGCCGCAACCCGTTGCGGGGAAGGGTGAAGACCACCATCGGCACCATGCCCGTGCGCTGGGTGGAGTCGTTCACGGAGGAGAAGAGATAGGTCTCGGCGTATGAACAACCGGCAATCTGCGGGAAAAGGGGCTTGATCTCGGAGAGGATCTTTTCACCGAAGAGGGGTATGTTGCGGATACTGTCCACCCTGCCTTCCGTCTGCCGCAGGGTGAAGGTGGTGGCGGCCAGCTGTGCTGCCAGTCGCTCCGATTCAGACTGGTATTTCCGTACGTTCTCCTGCACCATGCTGGCATCATATCCCTGGCGAATCACCAGCCTGGCGGTATCGAGACGGTGGATCAGCGCCTTATCGATGATCTCTCCCCTGATGGAATCGTTCAGTCCGTAGCCGGAGTAAAGAAGCTCTACCGTGCGGGTAGCGGGGTGCACCTGCCGGTTCTGAAGGTAGTTGCCACCCAGCAGGGTCACCTCTCCGATGAAGGTTTCCGCCCGCTGTGCAAACTCTTCATTTTTCACCAGGTTGACACCAAAGATGATGCTGGGGCCCAGCGTG
This genomic window from Dysgonomonadaceae bacterium zrk40 contains:
- a CDS encoding lipocalin family protein, with the translated sequence MKSTKSLWIVLLAAIGLGSASCASIPKGATAVTPFHKEKYLGKWYEIARLDFKFERGLNNTTAQYSLNDDGTIRVVNRGYAFADDEWKEAVGKAKFVGDENVAMLKVSFFGPFYSGYNVIALDEEYRYALVAGKNLKYLWILARETTIPDEVKERYLRIAEEIGYDTSELIWVEHDR
- a CDS encoding glycoside hydrolase family 43 protein, translating into MKEQKQIAALLMATLLLLTACTAKKENRFVTRTIHNPVLAGFYPDPSVTRGADGYYMVNSTFGYFPGIPIFYSPDLTGWKQIGHVLHRPEQVQFDERKLSNQATYAPAIEYHDGTYYVACTEVVGRGNYIVKATDPAGPWSEPFLLPEVQGIDPSLFFDEDGRAWLVYNSGAPDNNPLWDGHCTIRLVEMDMETMQVISEPVILVNGGVNIDEQPVWIEGPHIYKVEGRYYLSAAEGGTEINHSQVIFRSDTITGPYLPWEQNPILTQRDLDPERENPITSTGHADMIQDLAGNWWAFFLGCRPYEGNHFNTGRETFMAPVKWVEGWPKINPDHREIQQSYPFTAALPRLEEPQPMQGSFLRREQFDTPQLSHHWVRIRADRGEWFEVDTTDSTLRIELLPAGRMQGGVPSYLAQRQQHLTGHAATALSFSPASENQKAGIGVLQNEERFYYLCKSLEQGAPVVQLYQSGKEDDPQGMTLLASAPLGHDRPLRLRIGAEKTRYRFFFSEELEGDNWQQLGEEQDARYLSTQNAGGFVGCTYGLWALTLKDESPKEVARYHWYEVGGNDAFSGE
- a CDS encoding dihydroorotate dehydrogenase-like protein translates to MKNMETTYMGIRLKSPVILGASELSTDSDKLLRAEEEGVGAVVFKTLFEEQIQMESFRLDEKISQYDEIHAESVTHHPSVEHSEVEYYLEKLRRAKEKLTVPVIASLNCVNESTWLRYAKLIEETGVDGIELNLYQIPVRFDIDAATIEQQQINLVSAICQQLSIPVSVKLSSDYTNILHFAKRLDESGVKGLVLFNAFFQPDVDIRREEHRRAFNLTHRGEYKKSLRYAGMLYGRINADVCSSRGIYTGEDAIKLLLSGAAAVQVVSAVYRNGMEQIGKINREIAEWMETKQYQHIDQFRGKLSDSVLNKNDNLLIYKRAQYIDTLLHSDRLMEDLEW